The Canis lupus baileyi chromosome 29, mCanLup2.hap1, whole genome shotgun sequence genomic interval TTGAGGATGTTAGGGGGTCTTTTAGTCACAACTCTGACATATAAAAGCTACAGGAAATACATGTGTGTATTATGTCAGTATACTTATCAGATAGCTGACTGAGCACCATAAAACAGCATCATGATACAGAGGGCACTTTTGTCTTTTGCTTTACTCCAAAGACCCCAAACTCAAAATGAAGGAAACAGGCCAGTGGAGTCGATGGCAGTCTGGAGTGTGCATGCCAGGCCTAAACAGGACAACCATTACTCAGCTCTATGTGACTAAACATGAGGGAATGCAAGTTTGTGCTGTCAGCACTCTCAAATTTTTACAAGATGCcagaaatcacatttttctgGGAAATTTTTTCTAATGTTGGCACaaagttaaataattatttttctatgtatcaTATAAGACAAAATACTTCTGCAGGCTGAATCTGAATCTTTTCCTTAGGaatcatttggcttttttttttcttttttataacataTATCCAAGTTATAATCTAAAAATGTAAACAACATTAAAAGCCCACTTCACTTCTCCAAGAGAATTTCCATAACTATGAGATGGAAGAGTAGAAGTAGAAAGGTTTAAAGTTATTGCTGGTTCTAACCTATGAATCTACTAAAACACAAGTTTCATGAAGACACAAGCACAATGAGGGACTCAgcagctaaaaagaaaaacaacacatgATCCCAGGCACTGGTTAATAATTGAAGGCAATAATGCTCAGTTCTGAGCACTAACTGAAAAATCTCCACAGAGGTGTGCACACAAACATACGTGCATACATACaaaaagaatcaaggaaaaaaatagagaagaacaTATACAAACTTAAGTGACCCAGGTAGTTTGTTTAGAACAAAAATCAAACTGTAACAAACCTCAACACTAAGGACTTCAAACTTCTCTCTTACAGACTTGCTGCTTTCTCTCTTCTcgattttcaacttttttgtttttgctggcCCTTTCtggctctttttccttttggtggATTCCTCTTCAATAGAAATCTACAAAGGGGGGAATAAAagatccaaaagaaaaaagagaaacaattctGTGCTTTCTCTCCAATTTCAGGTCACCTGTCACCTTGCCTTGTTACTCCTGTACTGTACCTCACTCCCAGTATTCCTGTTAATTCCTGTGCCAATCCCATTCTGTCACCAATATTCCCTTTGCCCAAGGTGGGAGCCTTCTTCATATTCTCAAAAGCCTCTTCTCTCCTATGTGCTTCCTCCTTTGCCTGGGATGAACACTGGGATCCCCACTATGAGAAGCAATTTGGAAGAGTTTGTAAAAATGGGATGGTGGAGACACGGAGACCTGAGTTAAACTCCCAACTCTGCCATAGCAAGCTATACGGTTTTGGTTAAAAAGGTaacctctctcagcctcagtttcttataATGGAATGATGTTCTCTACTCCACTGTAGTTGGAAAGATcacataaaatacacataagGTCATAAATCAAATGACAGTTCCCTGCCCTCTAGCATTTAGAGCAATACCTACTCTAGGTCAAGATGGTGAATTTCAATGCAAATTCtaaattattgtattattatattattaatatacacGGCAAGGATCCCATTTAAAAATCAACCACAAgtgctttttctcctttatttttaattaattgaaatatatttaacactcaatgttacattagtttcaggtacacagcatagtgatttgatgACCCTACATATTATATTATCCTATGATCCCACAAGGGTAGCCAACAACTATCACCATACAATTCTATTATAATACCACTGAGTGTAGTCCCCATGTTGTACCATTCATGACTTACTCTACaacttttctctccatctttaaCCAACATGGCACAAAGTTCTTAAGAATAACAGCACTGCAAGCTCAAGTACTAAATGCCTTGCTTCAAAAAATATAGCCTCATGATGGTACAGACTCTCTAACAAGTTCAACTTACAAAAGTAgacttcaaaaagaaacaaatacggAAAGTACCATTCTCAAGGTTCATTCTTCACAAGGATACTAGAAAGTGTAAAATGGGTCTTACAAGCACATCACTTACATCAAATAAGTTGTCTTGTTCAACTGACTGCTGGAAAGCTTTCTCTAATTTGTGGGTCTTTCTTGTACCCCCTCGGGGGAAGCTTTCTTCCATGGCTGCCGTATTTGAGTCACCTAAAAACAATGTAAAGAGTATCAATGAGCTATATAGCCTTGGTGTGAAATTTCCTAAAGGTTGTGATCAGCGGGCAAGAGATAAAACCTTCTAGCGCCAATGTGCTAGGTAACATTCAGGACTAAGAAATCAGGTTTGATGCTAGACCTCAAATAACCCAAATTTCATCTTTCCAAAGATCCCTGCTTCAAAACCACAAATCCATACATTTTCCTCcaggaaaagaaattatagatCCAACATAGTAAATATCACATTATAGACACAGTTAAGTCAGAGATACACAAGTTAATATATAACTCCCTAGCTTCAAAGAATATGCACAATTTTGGGGggcctgggtgtttcagtcaaGTAAACATCTgaatcctgatctcagggtcgtaagctcaagccccacattgggctcctcaccaGACATggagccttctttaaaaaaaaaaaaattaaaagaacatgcacaattttaagaaaataaaacaattatgaaaataatttaaaataccaaTCGGCGCACCAGGCTAGCTAggtcagaagagcatgcagcccttgatctcagggtcataagttcaagccccacgttgggtgtagaaattactaaaaataaataaatagataaaacacaAATCAAATTATAGACAAAGAAATATGAAGTGATGTGGCTTCAGTAAAGAAGGCAAACTTCTTAAAGACATCTTTAAGCTgttaaaagatggaaaagagggacgcctgggtggctcagtggttgagcatctgcttttggttcagggcgtgatcccaggatcctgggatcaagtccctcatcaggctccctgcagggagctgcttctccctcagcctatgcctctgcgcctctctctgtgtgtctctcatgaataaataagtaaaatcttaaaaaaaaaaaaaaaaaaaggaaacgatTTTGACaggtggaaaaggaaaaagagaaggaatgtgAGAAATGTGAGACTAGGCATAGAAACAGTTAAAGCCAAATACTTCCATAATCACCAGTAATTTCTCAAAAAACTGCACAAGAAGTTGCTGTTTCCTTTCTTTGATGAACTGTTTAGACCACAGGGGGAATAAAGCATAATAATCAATTTAATAATCTTAAATCGGAGAAGACAGGTGGGCTTTTTTGTGAAAGATTTCAAACTACATTATGAGTAGTTTGATGTTTACTTTGACAAGTCAGAACCCTAAGTAGGGGAAGAAACAGAACAGCAACCAAGAAAAATATACTGCAGGCTACagacaggaagagaaacaggGCTGAAGGAAAGTGAACAGAGTAGAAGTCAACTGCAGGGCAGCAAAGAGAAACCATACGAAAGAGGACAGGTCTAAACGATGGTTTTGAGAGACACTTGGAATAAGGATCTAGAAAGGCTTTCGACTACAGTGGAGGTGAAGACCCAGTGGAAGCCTTGGATTTGGCATCAGGAAGAGGTGGGTGCACGCTTCGGAGAAACAGGAAAGGGCAGAGAAGTCTAGTTTGCAGGGAATTTGACCCTAAATGTCAGTTCAGACAAGGAGAAACTGAAGTTCCAAAAAGGCGatccagagacagagaagagacatAAGGAACTTCCCAAGGATAGAGCCTGATACTACAGAGGTCCGCATCTGAGCCGGTCCGAGATGGCTGAGCCACTCACGCAGCAGCGGAGGTGCGTGGCAGGGACCCAGAGGACCTAGCCCTGGAACAGACCTGGAAGCCACGAGCTCTCCTTCCTTCTCGCCCCTTTTCTCACTCACCAGCCCCGTGACACCAGCACCTCTACTTCAGAGCCCGTATAGCATTAGAGTCACACACGAGGAGAGCACATCCGCGGGACAACCCCTCTATTCCGGAAGCGTGGGCGGGCCCATCACCCGACTTCCGCTACCACGCTGAGTCCTACTGGTCGTGGGGAGGAAGTTTAGAGACAGGAAGCGGAAGGGCGGGACTTCGGGCCGTAGCCAATCGACGCTGAAGGCTGAATAGGCTCTGGCCCGTTGAACGCGTGCGGGGGAGGCGGCTTCTTCCGGCCGGCCGCAGGTTAGCTGCGTACGTTGAAGGACACAACCAGTGGAGTTGCTACCTTTTGCGAGGTGGGTGTGTGGACGGGATCCCCGGCGCAGGCTTCGTGCCTCCGCTGTGAAGGGGTGGCACAAAACTCCGACCGTTCCTGATGCAGAAACGCCGCTAGGTCTTTGCTTTGGGGAGCGAGAACAGCGGAGAATTGGGGAAAGGAATTGGAGGTAACGAGGGAGCCAGGGCGCGAGGGTCGGACTGGGAATCCAAGGGGCGAGGAGGATAGGAGGTCCCAGAGGCTCCCATAGTTCCCAAAGGCCCTTGGATCCCTTTACGATGAGGAAAAATGAGGCCCGCTGCGAAGGGACACCCCCCAAGGTCACCTAGCGATGTAATACTGAATGAAACTCGGGCTTCTGGCCAGATTAACCTGTTTTCCTCGGTTATGCCCATAGTCTGTTTCCACTGTGCTGTGCCTAGGGAGCTGGCCAGCGAGGCCTCCTTTAGCTGCGCTGCAGCCTTTGTCAAGGCGGGAATGTGTGCGGCCCGGCGCCCGCAGTCGGCCAGGCCGGCGGTCCGCGGGTTAGAGTCCAGGCTGTCGGATCGCAGCGGGAAGGCCTTTTCCCTCTAAGGGGCAGCCAGAACAGGGAGCCGAATACCCCCCTTGAAGTGCAGAAGGCTGCTTTCGGTACCCGAGTGGTTCTCGACTTCTACCTCGTGATCTCACCGCTCCAGCTAGGTGGGTGTCCAGTCAGGGAAATGCAGTTGGTCCCTTTGGGCCTTCTCTGAAATGCCCGTTTCGCAGGTGAAGAAAGACGTGGAAGGCGTCATTCCTGTTTACTCGCGGTAGGCCCGTTAATTGGAAACGAGAGTGAGACCCCATGCTTCGACTTCTCCACGGGCTACCTACCATTTAGCAGTTAGTGCATTTATTAGTCTTAGGTAATTTGTTCCTTGTTGTGTCTTTCTAAACTTTGTACGGTTCAAAAAGGAGTAAGGTCTCAGTTCGAGTTATTCCACAGAGGGTGCTCTAGCCCCAAGGGTTGGAGATCTTTGTCCAAAAGTAACGTGCAGCTCGCGGAAGGGGGCAAGCCCCAGTGCTTGTAGGCTTTTATCCCATTGTTTATTTCACCGGCAACATTTTACTCCGGACTCGTGCCTCCATCTCACCTGCACAAGAGTCTTCAAGATCCAGACTAAATCTCAGTTCCTATGCCATGCCCTTCCCTGCAGTCAGAATTAGTCCTCTGTGGAATATCAAAGCCTTCCTACCATATTGTGTAGAGAGAAATTTAGGGCGCTTTAAAATTGTTTCACTTGGACACCACGTCCTCCTAAAAATTTTTGTTACACACAAGGGAGTGGGGTTATCATTTAAATAATAACGGCAAAGTTAAGCTCCTGTTTTGTGTAAGGTTTCTCCTAGAAACCTACTTAATACCAAAAGAATCCAAAAGTGTATCATGAAGATTAATGGAGGGGAAACTATGCCTTTAGTAGGTCTAGTAAAATGAAACCATTAACATAAAAGctacattaaaaagatttattttaatggagATTTCCCTTCTTGGTCTGGAAAGGCCAAGTCCCCTGAGGAGACTTAAGGAAGTTTGGATTTCCTTCATTGTTCCAAGAACCTTATTGAAACTTCAGGATTAAGGTCATTTGTCCAAATTTTCATTGCCAATTCTGTGCACGAGAACGCCTCTGAAGGCCTTTGAATGGTAAACAGGGGAGTGCCAGTTTCCATAGCAACGACTTCCTCACAGATCTTTCCCTCTTCCATTTCATCAAGAGCCAGCTGAGTCACAGCCACTGCCTACCAATCTCGACCGGACCTCGACCGGCTCGTCTATGTTGCCAATCGACTCGGCGTGGCGTCGGTCGTGGTAGATAGGCGGTCATACATACGAATTTTCAAGTGTTCTGGTGACCTTTGAAtgtgcttttgttattttttattttaacaaatatatgcCTGTGTAATATATAGGTACTTATAACTCCTCTTAAAAGTCTGTTGCATATTTTTCCAgagtttttttctgtatatttaataacaaatatttggtTTTCTATTACTGCAGTATCTTTTAAACTTTAGCTTGCATAAGAAATGCCTAGAGGGCATATTAAAGCAGATTACTCCTGGGCCCCAGAGTTTCTGAATAGGCCTGAGGTcaggcctgagaatttgcatttccaacaagtttCCAGTGGTGTTGCTGCTGGTCTAGGAACCAGACCTTGAGAACCATTTATGTACTATGTAGTATAATGtccagaaatagatttttttttcagttaaacaTACACAGGGACATCTTCCCATGTCCATGCATAAATATCTGCACATTGTAGTTCCTCAAATGGAAACTATCAGTCTCTTGTATGTAGATTAACTTTTCATATTTTCCCGTTTATTTTCATAAACAGTATTTCAGTCATCCTTCTTGACCCATAGAACATGTTTCCTTTAAGGGTAAATTCCTGGAGAACAAATGAACCAGCTACCTAAAAgggtatattaattttataatttgataGGTATTGCAAAATTGCACCTTAGGAAAAGTACCAGTTTACACTCAGGCAACaggaaatgctttattttctcattcttactatttattatttttcctagtCTGATAGTTTAATATCGGcctcatttacatttctttgatcaCTTTTGTGTTTTCCCATTGAGTTTTTGGcctttatattttccctttcctgAGGTAACTAAAATACTGGtccatgttttcttccaggattcCTCGGCTTTACtatttatatttagatcttttaccTATTTTGGTGTAAGAAGTGGGAATTCCAGCTTTCCTGATACCTCCAATAGCTAGTATGTATCCTAGGGGTGGGAGTTAGATGCTGACAGCACCGTAGCCTAGGTAGTGAGTATCCTGTTTATAACTAGTTGACAGACTTTGATAATGGCATTTTGGTAGGATCTCCATCTTTAAGAACTTGAACCagcattttcttataaattctttaaactgtggaaatatatatatatatatatatatattttaaagattttatttattcatgggagacagagagagagagagagagagaggcagagacacaggcagagaaagcagcaggctccatgcagggagcccaatgtgggactcgatcctgggactccaggatcacgccctgggccaaaggcagatgctcaactgctgagccactgaggtgtcccacTTCCAGTTCTTATACTCTGATGTACATCCCTTTtgttaaaataatgttaatttttaaaaaatggtagtaTCAGTTCCATTTAGTAAATGATCCCTTCTCTTCCCATTcctaaaattataagaaaaattgtgagggtgcctgagtggctcagtggttgagcgtctgtctgcttttggctcgggttgtgatcgagtccctcatcgggctccttgtggggagcctgcttctctctcatgaataaataaataaaatctttaagaaggaggaaaagaaaaattgtgaaagggGTTGCAAGTTGAGCTGTTTATTTGGTGGTTACCCTTCTTAGAAACTTTGAAATGTATCAGAAGCTCCAACTTTCAGCTACTCCTCTTAAAAGGAGTAGGCATGATTGAGTCCATGCACAATGTAACATGATGTAGTGAGAACCAAAAACAGTATCAAGCAATATTGGGTTAAAGGGTGGGCCTAGAGATTACTGTGTTCTCTTCAGTGCTAAATGATTTGATGTATATTTTGGAATGTTATACAGTAGCAACCGAGGTCAAGTCTTCCTTCTGAAAGTTTCTCTTATCAATAAGTTTTTCACCATCTTTGCTACTTGTTTTGGGCAAGACATAAGAACTCGTAATATTTATAATGCAATGACTttaacttaaagaaaaacaaaaaaacaaggggtgcttggctggctcagttggtggagcatgtgactcttgatctccgggttttgagttcaagccccatgttggatacagagattactgaaaaaaataaaatctttaaaacaacaacaaaatgaaacttaattttcttttaaattgcatCCAAACCAATttattattgctttcttttttttttttttttttttttttaaagcttgaaaTCATGGCAGGTCCAGAAACTGATGCCCAATTCCATTTCACTGgtatcaaaaaatatttcaactctTACACTCTCACAGGTAGAATGAATGTAAGTATTAACAATACCTTTAAGCAGTTATGATTTAGTATAATATAGGTGGCATTAGCTCTTGtttactttctcctttctttttcagtGTGTATTGGCCACATACGGAGGCATTGCTTTGATGATTTTATACTTCAAATTAAGGTCTAAAAAAACACCAGCTGTGAAAGCAACATAAATGGTAAGGAATTGACATTTTAAAGTTGgtaactgggcagcctgggtggctcagcggtttagcactgccttcagcccagggtcggtctgatcctggagacctgggatcgactcccacgttgggctccctgcatggagcctgcttctccctctgcctgtgtttctgcctctctctgtctctcgtgaataaatggataaaatctttttaaaaaaattttattcataaaagaataaataaaagttggtAACTTAGCCATTATGTTGGTAGGGTTTTTTCCCTTACTATAAAAGTAAATTGTCCTTGTGCAGTTACATACAAGAGGAAACTATTGTTCATATCTCAGTACCTTGAccatttttgttaatattttggtttggctttttttttttttttttttttttttaatttggttttcaGTGGCTAGGAGTCCTGTCTGTAATACTGTCTTATAACAAATGTCTTCCTCTAGTAGTTGAATGTATGAGTGTATATGGATATTTGATGTATATCTGTTCcctattagaatttttttaaatatgaaatattgcaTTGAACGCTTTGGAGCTTGGGTTAAAGGGTGGGCTTAGAGACTACTATGTTCTTTTCCATGCTGTAGTGTTGCCTATTTGATTGTTTTAAGCTTAAGGACTTTTCCCCAAGGGTTATGGGGTGCCCAGCTTTGTAAGAGGGTGTCTCCTGCCCTAGCCAATGTTGAATCAGTTTCTGATTTTTGCTTATTTGATGAGTGAAAATGTGTCTTTTTGATGAAGTaatgcattttttcatttgtttactgtTTGCGTTTTTCTTAACAGTcccttaatatatttttcttatttaataattgagtcttttcctttgtgaAGACCTTATTTCTCTTACATAAGTCCTTTATGTAATAATTATTAAAACCAATCTTTTAAATACATtgtaaatatatcttatttttttgctAGCTTCAAATTTCTATATaaccaattttatattttctttaaatttttatagatttcattttcttcttatggCACACCACAACCTCCATTTGCCCATCCTTGAATGAATAATTGTTTTGGTAGTAGATGATATGGAGAAAACCCCAAACCCAGATCTTTATCTTCCTTAGTTCTCCACAGAaaatttttcctttgctcttaaAAGCTTTTCCAATCTCAAAACTATTGACTAAGACTACATACCCCAGAATGCAGTGGCCCATGACTCATTCCTGAGAAACGGAGTTTTTGCCCAGTTTCCATATTAGGTACCTCCCAACTTTGGGAGGGTGGTTGTATCCCcattataaaaatggagaaattttaTCTCTGATAtgtttactactttttaaaatgttactttgtATACTAGATTTTTCCAATAGCATACATTCAGGATGATACTGAGTTGTTGGCAGCTCTTTTGTTAAAGGTGAAGTGTAAGGTTAAATTGTAGTAAGCTGAAAGATACCTGCATTTTGGAGTGGTTACTGACTGAGAATCTGATGAATTTGCATTCAGTTTCAGGGGGTTCATGGATAGTCCTATACTAGTAATTACTGAATATCTTAGAGTTGAACACAATTGTGTCTGaactatttttgctttgtttatagGACTTTAACTTGGACCTCATCTGTTAAATTCCCATGCTTGGAAAAGCTAATGTCAACTCATCATGTGATACTCAATTTGTACAATAAATTATGAACCTGGAAAAGCTGGTTGTCTTTATTTACAagatatcaaaaatataaaaactgtacAAAATGCAACGAAGGCAAAAAAACTGGCAGTGACTTGGTCTAAATCTTTTAGTTTCCCAAAGCAAGGCTCAGTACTGGAGGTAAGCAACTGAAATGTCTGTCTGACTTCAAGTGTACTAGGTTGTATGTAGCTGCTTTAGCTGAAGTAGAACATGGAAGCTAAATTTCTTCACCTGGTTTATAGAGTGTTTGGGTGCACTCAGAATCCAACAGGTACAAATTCAGATGTCAGTGGTTGGCTTGTAGTTCATCTAGTTCTTAGAAATTGTAGTTCACCCTACCCAGTAACATACATTCCACTAATCATGGGCCAAGCAAAAATGTTAGTGGATCATTTAACATAGTACTTGAGTGCCATACAGTAACTACATTTTTACAGCAAAAACATACATGCTCATAGAGTTCTTCAGCTAAAATTCAAGATGGTATTATATTACTCAATTTGAATCTTGAAGCGGATGAATTATTGaaatcaattgattttttttcaaacataataaattaaaatagcatttgaaCAGAAAATGCATAGTTTCCACACAATCCAAAGCACCATAAATGTCCCCTCCACAAACATAATACCTCTTATTCAACTAACGGAAATTAGTTAAATGTGGTTGCTATAGAAACGTGGAACTGTCCTGTTCAGATTTTCCAAGCAGCATCCTTCCAGATCCATATAGACAAAACATTCTTTGTAGCTTAAATATTAATCACTGAGGTATTTGCTTTTAGTCTCCCTTTTTCAAACAGTAGCTTCCAAAAGGTCTTTAATACCGATGGTTTATTGCGGACTATAAGCTCCTGCAGCTAGAACCAAGTTTCTTCGAGTAAAATGGAGATGTACAACTGGTGTTGATTTGGTCATATATGTTCCCAACAGTAACTCCTGTGAATTCTCAGGTAAATTTATATGCCCAGTGGCTGTAGTAAAGTCATCGGTCTCTAAATCTTCAAATGCTTTGACAGCATCCCACAACCGGACTGTATTATCCATTGAACCTAAGGGGAAGTTAAAAGGAAACTATTTAGTAGAGTCTACCATATTTGAGTTCTGACATTTTGTCAAATACACttcatatatttactatatagttctggtgaaaaaaatctaaacttgGTTAATAAACTCTACCTTCTAAAGGACCATTTCAAGCAGTTTAACCCAAGAAGTCTGCACATGTCGTGTCTAAGAGAAGCAAAACCTAACACAGTCAATCAACACTGTTTCATTTTAACATACCATTTACCCCTTACCACAAAGCCATTTCTAATCATTTACCTGAGGCCAAAATTTCACCATCTCTACTAAACCTAAGTGAACAGACTGTATCAGTGTGGCCTTTTAATTCTCCAACCATCAAACCATGTCCGATATCCCAAAGGAGTACTCTGCCATCTGTTGCTCCTGTAGCCAGGAATCTCCCATTGGGAGAAAATGTCAAGGAATGAATTGGTCCCTAGAAAAGAAG includes:
- the ATP5MK gene encoding ATP synthase membrane subunit K, mitochondrial produces the protein MAGPETDAQFHFTGIKKYFNSYTLTGRMNCVLATYGGIALMILYFKLRSKKTPAVKAT